A single Vanacampus margaritifer isolate UIUO_Vmar chromosome 14, RoL_Vmar_1.0, whole genome shotgun sequence DNA region contains:
- the ptpn13 gene encoding tyrosine-protein phosphatase non-receptor type 13 isoform X4: MHVSLAEALEVRGGPLQEEEVWAVLSQSAESLQELFHKDPSAMGFIISPWSLLLMPSGNISFTDEYVTQQDLRAFTAPEVLEGSILASVSDIEKMHMYSLGMTLYWGADYEIPQNQPMKLGEHLNSLLLNMCDDVTMSRMSLRTVLDICSEHIRNSTCDPPFSYVRKLVRLVLGSLSQLDGLLTDRESLPERSKEIRERLRGKGLPSGRSAAPRVLERYRARTQEQSSLNRGLSRSMGSLSVQEIMRGDERAALQYPHCDYHPNSECPGEMCPMLISLQHQNQHSYPYLHPLHPQQKGRPVELDRRSLAFHSTDLRASQTRKSWASSVDLACIDPEALRFGALEDARRGSNALSTQTIGRIKAPFSTSRERDSRYFEFGGLKSRNTHHLSTLSVGSGLPGAYDRIKERQRKLQMLRQAVDGPSLTHHRHHSDYSSSSESPSVSSSDPDYRQGKKMAEPRRFGSQLALFSEHDSLSVTSHNMQRHRQYEGVADEGLAGAELLLQKQEEEVQRLQAHLANRLSRANIYSLDDPLAPSRTSLLDLQDPLYTSPMPLRKAKLFHGPEFVKMASEPSVALNVPSSIMKRKGEEVQRKVSVVLLSGQKLEVSCDVKASCKDALDMVIAHVGLVERHLFGLAYLTGKNEFFFVNPDVKLSKVAPETWKKKSDVPFNLFLRIKFFLDDVNLIQHAMTKHQYYLQLRKDILDERMRCDMENAILLASIGLQAEFGDYQPEQLHGKSYFRAEHYLPVSVLDKLDQTTIKEELPKLHRNYYGASESEAEFEFLKVSQRLTEYGVHFHRVLPEKRSQTGIMLGVYSKGVLIFEVLNGNRTPVLRFPWRETKKISFTKKRICLQNTSDGIKHVFQTDNSNTCQYLLALCSDHHKFHQQMRALQSNQELQDLVNSPLTGLQYSTDRQGAVSRALSSGSLAPALSTQSNPEHLKRISYSEAALNKAPSGSLLIQDQLNLPGFHPVKVHPNPRAMSRSLHNLGQAPEASEQSMVEPYSGGLVRILPSQRANSETDSLSHQTNTPSWSHFESKGESDSSSIEDAGQAYVMGVSVHSSSGLPSTPTSANDSLKKKVNALPSPERQITSVRLKKDAKYGLGFQVMGAENSGYNEIGTIISSVTPGGPADVNGYLKPGDRLIAVNDLNLGGLSHAATIELLQNAPDDVMLVVSQPKERLYKESSSGSSPTKTTSTLAALKSAQHELEVPSTDHTGTVSSTFPARLISQPSQDISSIPTIVLPTSTQVQQCLERATTSLDSQNSFLDPLPPALPPKTRKTKLLEAPKLSDYSDGGDSDVDEESHSKSQEKLIVNKDYRREHLNGNASGVSSLRPGELFDIELSKKDSSLGISVTVLFGKGGVNTTIQHGGIYVKAIIPKGAAELDGRIQRGDRVVAVNGKSLEGASHQQAVDALRDTGQTVNLLLERGHPPTEKIHAPLSPQCTPLHSSNSSLREPSKSKARPQELKDKPEYSFLTPDNVFEVLLVKNASGLGFSFSREEYIPDKAPSSSMVRVKKLFPGQPAAESGRINVGDVILRVNQTPLKGLSQHEVISALRGTGQEVTLRLCRPERGVLPELDTLVLTPNPSPRKEPLTPANLDIARTEPCLLQDDRRSQSSVEEALERLRLKSSGSTEDIRVMSHPKNSGNMEDILDRLQVKSPGRRNSYSDSTDGDEEVEEAFSPSALEHSGQTWERSVYQTPSSSLGHGSYGSSHQLDDSVQSAFFSPQMAITRLKQSKRNQESSLHLGSSHSAPSPDPLPPPLPMPLNLSMPTNGTTMDELFPEVELKVSLKKSEKGSLGFTLTKGSDHGCYIHDIVQDPAKSDGQLRPGDRMIKVNQTDVSNMGHTEVVELVRAEPRQVDLVVGRVFDGSKPYIDAHLLPDICFRDIHKPLGLVLDGGRNSPYGLVFVKDILAGSAAFEEGSLRPLDLIHYINGAPTQELTLSENTRLLELSCDDLTLKATRDGKPVYPGEIVSSRNSKISSNVSSDINGFLTAEDPMETEFFTALSSLEEEVIKLELDKPQSGGLGFSVIGGERGIFVKSITAGGVAEASGKLQVGDRLLKVNEEPMTGVSHTKAVTTIRKAKGLVHLMVSRPPDQSPNTYLAYLPINTDKCNGNADLSEDSGVKTKLCSPHKLLKSSCPPLPPTDYDEGPPNPKRDHSAEHSEDTDYDGSSLPDDSPESSHKVEWLEESVDAPSNENYLQMSVGQPEDDDVITWGSDELPIENLNSKFTNAGPIITKDELTSLPLVKVVPNGQYTGLALNGVVRMMKGLLDQKVPQQEFDNLQNLQPLDDCLVGQTKENKRKNRYKNIVPYDTTRVVLGTNGGYINANHLKMPVKDEDFSYIACQGPLPTTMGDFWQMVWEQKSNVIAMMTQEIEGGKVKCQRYWPDSPGTTEMVDERLQVKLVKDQYLDHFVIRLMEVKDVTTDETQLVTHLNYTGWPDHGTPSQPEQLLTFISYLRHMHRSGPIITHCSAGIGRSGTLICIDVVLGLISKDADFDISDVVRNMRLQRKGMVQTEDQYIFCYKVIHYVLECLQDEKNISG; encoded by the exons TCTCAACCGGGGTCTCAGTCGCTCCATGGGATCCCTGTCGGTGCAAGAAATTATGAGGGGGGACGAAAGGGCTGCCCTCCAGTATCCTCACTGTGACTATCACCCCAACTCGGAATGTCCGGGCGAAATGTGCCCCATGCTCATCTCACTCCAGCACCAGAACCAGCACTCTTACCCCTACCTGCACCCCCTTCACCCCCAGCAAAAAGGCCGACCCGTGGAACTTGACCGCCGGTCTTTAGCGTTCCACAGCACAGACCTGAGGGCATCCCAGACCAGGAAGTCCTGGGCCTCTTCCGTGGACTTGGCCTGCATCGACCCTGAGGCTCTTCGTTTTGGAGCTTTGGAGGACGCGCGCAGAGGCAGCAACGCATTAAGCACACAAACTATCGGCAGGATCAAAGCGCCATTCAGCACATCCAGAGAGAGGGACTCTCGCTACTTTGAATTTGGTGGGCTAAAAAGCCGTAACACCCATCACCTCTCTACTCTGTCGGTTGGCTCAGGTCTGCCCGGAGCATATGACCGCATCAAGGAGCGGCAGAGGAAGCTGCAGATGCTGCGACAAGCTGTGGATG GACCAAGTCTCACCCACCATCGGCACCACAGTGATTACAGTTCCTCCAGCGAAAGCCCGTCAGTTTCCTCCTCTGATCCCGACTACAGGCAAG ggaaaaaaatggccgAACCGAGACGATTTGGCTCTCAGCTGGCGCTCTTCTCGGAACACGACTCCCTTTCTGTGACCAGTCACAACATGCAGAGGCACAG GCAGTATGAAGGAGTAGCTGATGAAGGTTTGGCTGGAGCTGAGCTGCTCCTCCaaaagcaggaggaggaggtgcagcgtctgcaggcACACCTGGCCAACAGGTTATCCCGGGCCAACATCTATTCATTGGATGACCCCTTGGCTCCTTCGCGCACATCCTTGCTCGACCTCCAGGATCCGCTGTACACGTCACCGATGCCGCTCCGTAAAGCCAAG CTGTTCCATGGACCAGAGTTTGTGAAGATGGCAAGTGAGCCCAGCGTCGCCCTCAACGTTCCCTCTTCCATAATG AAACGTAAGGGTGAGGAAGTGCAGAGGAAGGTTAGCGTGGTTCTGCTGAGCGGCCAGAAGCTGGAGGTGAGCTGTGACGTCAAGGCCTCGTGTAAAGACGCTCTGGATATGGTGATCGCCCACGTGggcctggtagaacgccatctCTTTGGCCTAGCTTACCTCACAGGTA AAAATGAGTTTTTCTTCGTTAATCCTGATGTCAAACTGTCCAAAGTGGCACCTGAGACTTGGAAGAAGAAGTCAGACGTGCCTTTTAACCTTTTCCTACGCATCAAGTTCTTCCTTGACGACGTCAACCTAATTCA ACATGCTATGACCAAACATCAGTACTATCTACAGCTGAGGAAGGACATCCTGGACGAGAGGATGCGCTGCGACATGGAAAATGCCATCTTGTTGGCCTCCATAGGGTTGCAGGCAGAGTTTGGCGACTACCAACCTGAG CAGCTCCACGGGAAGTCGTACTTCCGAGCTGAACACTACCTGCCTGTGTCAGTTTTGGACAAGCTAGACCAGACGACCATCAAGGAGGAGCTGCCAAAACTTCACAGGAACTACTACGGCGCATCTGAGTCGGAGGCAGAGTTTGAGTTCCTCAAG gtGAGTCAAAGGCTGACGGAGTACGGGGTCCATTTTCATCGTGTGCTCCCTGAGAAGAGGTCCCAGACCGGCATCATGCTGGGCGTCTACTCCAAGGGGGTTCTCATCTTTGAGGTCCTGAATGGAAATCGAACCCCAGTGCTAAGGTTCCCTTGGAGGGAGACAAAGAAGATTTCGTTTACA AAAAAGAGGATTTGCCTTCAAAACACATCTGATGGCATCAAGCACGTGTTCCAGACAGACAATAGCAACACATGTCAATATCTGCTAGCGCTCTGCTCTGACCACCACAAGTTTCACCAGCAGATGAGGGCGCTACAAAGCAACCAAGAGCTCCAGGATTTAG TGAACAGCCCCCTGACTGGCTTGCAGTATTCCACGGATCGTCAGGGTGCAGTAAGCAGAGCGTTGAGCTCAGGCAGCCTGGCCCCCGCCCTGTCCACGCAGTCCAACCCAGAGCACCTGAAGAGGATCTCCTACTCGGAGGCGGCACTCAACAAGGCACCGTCTGGCTCACTCTTGATCCAGGACCAGCTTAACCTTCCCGGATTCCACCCAGTGAAAGTGCATCCTAATCCCCGGGCCATGAGCCGCTCCCTTCACAACCTCGGGCAGGCACCGGAGGCATCTGAGCAAAGCATGGTCGAACCATATAGCGGGGGCCTGGTTCGGATACTACCCAGCCAGCGCGCCAATTCAGAAACGGACTCTCTCTCGCACCAGACTAACAC ACCATCATGGAGTCACTTTGAGTCCAAAGGAGAATCAGACTCCTCTTCCATAGAAGATGCGGGCCAGGCTTATGTGATGG gGGTTAGTGTGCACAGCTCCTCAGGACTACCCTCCACCCCAACCTCTGCTAATG atTCCCTGAAGAAAAAAGTCAACGCTTTGCCATCTCCAGAGAGACAAATCACATCTGTAAGATTGAAGAAAGATGCAAAATATGGCCTTG GGTTCCAGGTGATGGGTGCGGAGAACTCTGGTTACAACGAAATAGGCACCATCATCAGCTCTGTCACGCCTGGGGGCCCCGCTGATGTTAATGGTTACCTCAAACCTG GCGATCGCCTGATCGCTGTTAACGACCTGAACCTGGGAGGGCTCTCTCACGCTGCCACCATTGAATTGCTACAAAATGCTCCAGATGATGTCATGCTGGTGGTTTCGCAGCCCAAAGAGAGACTTTACAAAG AGTCTTCATCTGGCTCTTCTCCAACCAAGACCACATCTACTCTGGCAGCACTCAAGTCTGCACAGCATGAACTGGAAGTTCCTTCAACTGATCACACGGGAACAGTGAGCTCCACCTTCCCGGCCCGGCTCATTTCTCAACCCTCTCAAGACATAAGCAGCATTCCAACCATCGTCCTGCCCACTTCGACCCAAGTCCAGCAATGCCTGGAAAGGGCAACTACCTCACTCGATTCCCAAAATTCATTCTTGGATCCCCTGCCGCCAGCATTGCCTCCCAAAACCCGGAAGACAAAACTCTTAGAAGCTCCTAAGCTTTCAGACTATTCTGACGGTGGGGATTCTGACGTGGATGAGGAGAGTCACTCTAAAAGTCAGGAGAAACTAATAGTCAATAAG GACTACCGCAGAGAACATTTAAATGGTAATGCCTCAGGTGTCAGTAGCCTCCGGCCTGGAGAGTTATTTGACATTGAGCTGTCGAAAAAAGACAGCAGCCTGGGCATAAGTGTCACGGTACTGTTCGGCAAG GGGGGAGTGAACACCACCATTCAGCATGGCGGCATCTACGTGAAGGCCATTATTCCAAAAGGAGCTGCAGAGCTTGACGGAAGGATACAAAGAG GGGACCGCGTGGTGGCTGTCAACGGAAAATCACTGGAGGGCGCCTCTCACCAACAGGCGGTCGACGCTCTCAGAGACACGGGGCAG ACGGTTAATTTGTTGCTGGAGAGGGGTCACCCACCCACAGAAAAAATCCACGCACCCCTCAGTCCTCAATGCACACCGCTGCACTCCAGCAACAGCAGCCTCCGAGAGCCAAGCAAGAGTAAAGCAAGGCCACAGGAGCTCAAAGACAAACCAGAGTACAGCTTTTTAACGCCAG ACAATGTATTTGAGGTGCTCCTGGTGAAGAACGCCTCAGGACTGGGCTTCAGCTTTAGTCGGGAGGAGTACATCCCAGACAAGGCACCGAGCTCCAGTATGGTGCGAGTGAAAAAGCTGTTTCCTGGGCAGCCGGCTGCTGAGAGCGGCCGCATCAATGTGGGCGATGTCATCCTACGGGTCAATCAAACGCCCCTCAAGGGACTCTCACAACAT GAAGTAATATCAGCCTTGCGAGGAACGGGGCAGGAAGTGACATTACGCCTGTGTAGACCGGAACGGGGCGTTCTTCCAGAGTTGGACACCTTAGTTTTG ACACCCAATCCATCACCCCGTAAAGAGCCGCTCACACCAGCCAACCTCGATATCGCGAGGACCGAACCTTGCCTTCTACAAGATGACAGGAGGAGTCAAAGCAGCGTGGAAGAAGCCCTTGAGAGATTGCGATTAAAATCCAGTGGCAGCACCGAAGATATCCGGGTGATGTCGCATCCTAAGAACTCTGGCAACATGGAGGACATCCTGGACAGGCTGCAAGTCAAGAGCCCTGGTCGACGCAACAGCTACAGCGACAGCACGGATGGCGACGAGGAAGTTGAGGAAGCGTTCAGCCCGAGCGCCCTGGAGCACAGCGGGCAGACGTGGGAGCGCAGCGTCTACCAGACCCCGAGCAGCAGCTTGGGACACGGATCCTATGGCAGCAGCCATCAGCTGGACGACAGCGTCCAATCTGCTTTCTTCTCGCCACAAATGGCCATAACCAGACTGAAACAAAGCAAGAG gAATCAAGAGTCCTCCCTCCACCTGGGGTCGTCCCATTCAGCTCCGAGTCCAGatccccttcctccccctctaCCCATGCCTTTAAACCTCTCTATGCCCACAAATGGTACAACGATGGACGAACTTTTCCCG GAAGTAGAGTTGAAGGTCTCACTAAAGAAGTCTGAAAAGGGCAGCCTGGGCTTTACACTGACCAAAGGCAGCGATCACGGTTGTTACATCCATGACATTGTTCAGGATCCTGCCAAAAGTGACGGACAGCTCAGGCCCGGTGACAGAATGATCAAG GTGAACCAAACAGACGTAAGTAACATGGGCCACACCGAGGTGGTGGAACTCGTGCGTGCAGAGCCACGCCAGGTGGACTTGGTGGTGGGCAGGGTGTTTGATGGCTCAAAACCCTACATCGATGCCCACCTGCTGCCCGACATCTGTTTTAGAGACATCCACAAACCACTTG GTCTGGTGTTGGACGGCGGTCGGAACAGTCCGTACGGGCTTGTGTTTGTGAAAGACATCCTCGCAGGATCGGCGGCCTTTGAAGAAGGCAGCTTGAGACCACTGGACCTCATCCATTACATTAATGGTGCGCCCACTCAGGAACTCACACTCAGCGAGAACACCAGACTGTTGGAGCTTTCCTGTGACGACCTGACTCTTAAAGCCACAAG GGATGGCAAGCCTGTGTATCCTGGGGAAATTGTGTCGTCTCGCAATAGTAAAATCAGCTCCAATGTATCATCTGACATCAATG GATTCCTCACAGCCGAAGATCCAATGGAGACTGAGTTTTTCACAGCGCTGTCTTCTTTAGAG GAGGAGGTGATCAAGCTGGAGCTGGACAAGCCGCAGTCAGGAGGTCTCGGTTTCTCCGTGATCGGGGGCGAGCGAGGCATCTTCGTCAAGTCCATCACAGCAGGCGGAGTCGCAGAGGCCTCGGGCAAGTTGCAAGTGGGCGACAGGCTGCTCAAA GTAAATGAGGAGCCAATGACGGGCGTCTCGCACACCAAAGCTGTCACCACCATCCGCAAAGCGAAAGGCCTGGTGCACCTGATGGTGTCCAGGCCGCCCGACCAGAGCCCCAACACCTACCTGGCCTATCTGCCCATCAACACGGATAAGTGCAACGGAAACGCAG ATCTCAGTGAGGACAGCGGGGTGAAGACCAAGTTGTGTAGTCCCCATAAGTTACTCAAATCTTCCTGTCCACCATTACCGCCAACCGACTATGACGAAGGTCCGCCCAATCCCAAAAGGGACCACAGCGCCGAACACTCTGAAGACACAGACTACGACGGTTCCTCCTTACCTGATGATTCGCCCGAG AGTTCCCATAAAGTTGAATGGTTGGAAGAGAGCGTGGACGCCCCCAGCAATGAAAA TTATCTGCAAATGAGTGTTGGCCAGCCAGAAGACGACGATGTCATCACGTGGGGAAGTGATGAGCTGCCTATTGAAAACCTCAATTCCAAATTCACAAACG CTGGTCCAATTATCACCAAGGACGAGCTGACCTCCTTGCCTCTGGTTAAGGTGGTCCCCAATGGCCAATACACGGGCCTCGCGCTCAACGGCGTTGTGCGCATGATGAAGGGGCTTTTGGACCAGAAAGTCCCTCAGCAAGAATTTGAC AATCTTCAAAATCTTCAACCTCTGGACGACTGTTTGGTTGGCCAGACGAAGGAGAACAAGAGGAAGAACCGTTACAAGAATATTGTCCCTT ACGACACCACGCGAGTGGTGCTCGGCACAAATGGCGGCTACATCAACGCTAACCACCTCAAGATGCCCGTGAAGGACGAGGACTTTTCATACATCGCCTGCCAGGGACCCTTGCCCACCACTATGGGTGACTTCTGGCAGATGGTGTGGGAGCAGAAGTCCAACGTGATCGCCATGATGACGCAGGAGATCGAGGGCGGCAAGGTGAAGTGCCAACGGTACTGGCCCGACTCGCCGGGTACCACGGAGATGGTGGACGAGCGCCTGCAGGTCAAGTTGGTGAAAGACCAATACCTGGACCACTTCGTCATCCGACTCATGGAGGTCAAAGATGTGACG ACGGATGAAACGCAACTGGTGACGCACCTGAATTACACGGGCTGGCCCGACCACGGGACGCCGTCGCAGCCCGAGCAGCTGCTCACCTTCATCTCCTACTTGAGGCACATGCACCGCTCGGGCCCCATCATCACGCACTGCAGCGCTGGAATCGGACGCTCCGGAACGCTTATTTGCATCGACGTGGTCCTCGGTCTCATCAGCAAAGACGCCGAT TTTGACATTTCTGATGTGGTACGGAACATGAGACTTCAGCGAAAGGGAATGGTCCAGACAGAG GACCAGTATATCTTCTGCTACAAGGTGATCCACTATGTCTTGGAATGCCTTCAAGATGAGAAGAACATATCAGGATAG